From Rutidosis leptorrhynchoides isolate AG116_Rl617_1_P2 chromosome 3, CSIRO_AGI_Rlap_v1, whole genome shotgun sequence, a single genomic window includes:
- the LOC139900326 gene encoding F-box protein CPR1-like — MNSLPKDNVFDIFSRIQIKDLSRLRAVCKDFNKYNNDPYLEDIRVKDEPTPITFQQLLGSNPNVHCQLTSFQAIEDAGSTSVKVKKDQVMDFWHKDSAAFNRRPTNFVLGSCNGLVLFSPLINGNLGATLAVINPQSKQLYELPPIKISSSVRKLRLWSGGIGFDYSTNTFKVVCVVREKLVNNSRTNNLLVNEKLRTMVHDLRSGLWKEIAQVHSYPITGEGVFSNGCLHWLVESIDYNYRPPMDEGKQVVRFNVKKEEFELIDLPKREDYGWINEQLVDLNGDVGYVYNDVEKAIVQVWILKGDEWVHLDRIQSNNGHTCVSGCWNKEGDLLFRCQEGKQMFVYDKKTRDLKEVDREEECEASIRMYRNSLLSIHGFNSNAYSIKC; from the coding sequence atgaaTTCGTTGCCCAAAGATAACGTTTTTGACATCTTTTCAAGAATACAAATCAAAGATTTGTCTCGTTTGCGTGCTGTTTGCAAAGATTTTAATAAATACAATAACGATCCCTACCTTGAAGACATACGTGTTAAAGATGAACCAACACCCATTACGTTTCAACAATTGCTCGGTTCTAACCCGAACGTGCATTGCCAGTTAACTTCTTTCCAGGCCATTGAAGATGCTGGTTCAACTTCCGTAAAGGTTAAAAAGGACCAGGTTATGGACTTTTGGCATAAAGATTCGGCTGCGTTTAACCGTCGTCCAACAAACTTTGTTCTTGGTTCTTGCAATGGACTAGTTCTTTTTAGTCCATTAATAAACGGCAATCTTGGTGCCACTTTAGCTGTGATTAATCCTCAAAGTAAACAACTTTATGAGTTGCCACCCATCAAAATTTCGTCAAGTGTAAGAAAGCTACGATTGTGGTCAGGAGGTATTGGATTCGATTATTCGACTAATACGTTCAAGGTAGTTTGTGTTGTTAGAGAAAAGTTGGTAAATAATTCAAGAACCAATAATTTACTGGTCAATGAGAAACTACGCACCATGGTTCACGATTTGCGCTCTGGTTTATGGAAGGAGATAGCCCAAGTCCATTCATATCCGATAACAGGTGAAGGTGTGTTTTCGAACGGATGTTTACATTGGTTGGTAGAATCTATTGATTATAATTATAGGCCACCAATGGATGAAGGGAAACAAGTGGTAAGGTTTAATGTGAAAAAGGAGGAATTTGAATTGATTGATCTTCCGAAAAGAGAAGACTACGGTTGGATTAATGAACAATTGGTTGATCTAAACGGTGACGTTGGTTACGTTTATAACGACGTTGAAAAAGCTATTGTTCAGGTGTGGATCTTGAAGGGGGATGAATGGGTGCACTTGGATCGAATACAGAGTAATAATGGGCATACTTGCGTATCGGGTTGTTGGAACAAAGAAGGTGACTTGTTGTTCAGGTGTCAAGAAGGGAAGCAGATGTTTGTGTACGATAAAAAGACTCGTGATTTAAAAGAGGTTGATCGGGAAGAAGAATGTGAAGCAAGTATTCGAATGTATCGAAACAGCTTGCTTTCGATCCATGGATTCAACTCAAATGCTTATTCTATTAAGTGTTAA